A genome region from Oenanthe melanoleuca isolate GR-GAL-2019-014 chromosome 2, OMel1.0, whole genome shotgun sequence includes the following:
- the LOC130249052 gene encoding uncharacterized protein LOC130249052, whose translation MALALRLFLLLLLAVALTARAAQAAPWRAKEADEHARKPPPAPWLHEDLLPREPTAGVSAGKTLQGPLLVALGKHSSNHRGLPRGRSRVTDLFLKATNHLEGNLRNLERLREMERQTVLKEAFPGGSSGTLVASAEGREVIPNTVTGDEHARKPPPAPWLHEDLLPLEPPAGRTAGKTLQGPLLVASGKPSSHHRGLLRERNKLKDLFLKASKHLEENLSNLERRREMEGQTVLKEAFPGGSSGTLVASAEGKEVMPNTVTGDEHARKPPPAPWLHEDLLPLEPPAGVSAGKRLQDALLIASGKPSSHHRGVLRRRNKLTDLFLKASKHLEENLRYLERLREMERQTVLKEAFPGGSSGTLVASAEGREVMPNTVTEDEHARKPPPAPWLHEDLLPLEPPAGVSAGKRLQDALLTASGKPSSHHRGLPKRRYKSTGRIKSQDASKHLDQIRSYLELHHDAVGVSRHDKIMWKRMRSVFCWGRHCLLKLMAIVAGGALLLMMCFAGIWYCYKRKQCSCADTEEQPKGTGSDNLPRDNSPCQSPCALAWLHPRLRCTPAPPKRAALPPSPLALLPGPG comes from the exons ATGGCCCTTGCTCTGcgcctcttcctcctgctcctcctggcagtGGCCTTgactgccagggctgcccaggcagctccgTGGCGAGCAAAGGAAGCAG ATGAGCATGCTAGGAAGCCTCCTCCAGCACCCTGGCTTCATGAAGATTTGCTGCCTCGGGAGCCTACTGCAG gtgtgtctgcagggaagaCACTCCAAGGTCCTTTGCTGGTTGCTTTAGGCAAGCACAGCTCCAATCATAGGG GTCTGCCGAGAGGGAGGAGCAGAGTTACAGATTTGTTCCTGAAGGCAACAAATCATCTGGAAGGAAATCTGCGTAACCTGGAGAGACTCCGTG agaTGGAAAGACAGACTGTGCTCAAGGAAGCATTTCCCGGAGGAAGCAGTGGCACATTGGTAGCCTCTGCTGAAGGAAGGGAGGTGATACCCAAcacagtcacaggag ATGAGCATGCTAGGAAGCCTCCTCCAGCACCCTGGCTTCATGAAGATTTGCTACCTCTGGAGCCTCCTGCAG GTAGGACTGCAGGGAAGACACTCCAAGGTCCTTTGCTGGTTGCTTCAGgcaagcccagctcccatcaCAGGG GTCTACTAAGAGAGAGGAACAAACTTAAAGATTTGTTCCTGAAGGCATCCAAACACCTGGAAGAAAACCTGAGTAATCTAGAGAGACGccgtg agaTGGAAGGACAGACTGTGCTCAAGGAAGCATTTCCTGGAGGAAGCAGTGGCACATTGGTAGCCTCTGCTGAAGGAAAGGAGGTGATGCCCAAcacagtcacaggag ATGAGCATGCTAGGAAGCCTCCTCCAGCACCCTGGCTTCATGAAGATttgctgcctctggagcctCCTGCAG gtgtgtctgcagggaagaGACTTCAAGATGCTTTGCTCATTGCTTCAGgcaagcccagctcccatcaCAGGG GTGTGCTGAGAAGGAGGAATAAACTTACAGATTTATTCCTGAAGGCATCCAAACACCTGGAAGAAAACCTGCGTTATCTGGAGAGACTccgtg agaTGGAAAGACAGACTGTGCTCAAGGAAGCATTTCCCGGAGGAAGCAGTGGCACATTGGTAGCCTCTGCTGAAGGAAGGGAGGTGATGCCCAACACAGTCACAGAag ATGAGCATGCTAGGAAGCCTCCTCCAGCACCCTGGCTTCATGAAGATTTGCTACCTCTGGAGCCTCCTGCAG gtgtgtctgcagggaagaGACTTCAAGATGCTTTGCTCACTGCTTCAGgcaagcccagctcccatcaCAGGG GTCTGCCAAAAAGAAGGTACAAATCTACAGGACGTATTAAGTCCCAGGATGCATCCAAACACCTGGATCAAATCCGGAGTTATCTGGAACTACACCATG ATGCAGTCGGTGTCTCAAGACATGATAAAATTATGTGGAAAAGGATGAGAAGTGTTTTCTGCTGGGGAAGACATTGTTTGCTGAAGTTAATGGCCATTGTGGCTGGTGGGGCACTGCTCCTGATGATGTGTTTTGCCGGAATCTGGTATTGCTACAAGAGGAAACA gtgCTCCTGTGCAGATACAGAAGAGCAGCCCAAGGGCACAGGCAGCGACAACTTGCCTCGTGACAATTCTCCATGTCAGTCCCCATGTGCCCTGGCGTGGCTGCACCCCCGTCTGCGGTGcaccccagcccctccaaaACGAGCAGCCCTGCCCCCGAGCCCCTTGGCCCTGCTCCCCGGCCCAGGCTGA
- the LOC130249053 gene encoding uncharacterized protein LOC130249053, which produces MALALRLFLLLLLAVALTARAAQAAPWRAKEADEHAGKASPAPWLHEDLLPLEPPAVTGVSADKTFQEPFLVALGKPSSQESDEHAWKPSPTPWHHEDLLPLQPPADVSAGKRLQGPLLIASGKPSSHHMGLLRGRNKPTGPKSLKASKHLKPLLSDLERLRELQGKPVLKEAFPRRRSGTLLASTEGSEVIPKIVTGDEHVRKPPPAPWLHEDLLPLKPPASVSARKRLQGPLLVASGKPSSHHRGLLRGRNKPTGDIKSQKASKHLDKIRSYLEIHHDAVGVSRHDKTMWKRMRSVFCWETHCLLKLMAIVAGGALLLMMCFAGIWYCYKRKQCSCADTEEQPKGTGSDNLPRDSSPCQSPCALAWLHPRLRCTPAPPKRAALPPSPLALLPGPG; this is translated from the exons ATGGCCCTTGCTCTGcgcctcttcctcctgctcctcctggcagtGGCCTTgactgccagggctgcccaggcagctccgTGGCGAGCAAAGGAAGCAG ATGAGCATGCTGGGAAAGCTTCTCCAGCACCCTGGCTTCATGAAGATttgctgcctctggagcctCCTGCAG TTACAGGTGTGTCAGCAGATAAGACTTTTCAAGAACCTTTCCTGGTTGCTTTAGGAAAGCCTAGCTCCCAGGAATCAG ATGAGCATGCCTGGAAACCTTCGCCAACACCCTGGCATCATGAAGATTTGCtacctctgcagcctcctgcag ATGTGTCTGCAGGGAAGAGACTTCAAGGTCCTTTGCTGATTGCTTCAGgcaagcccagctcccatcaCATGG GTCTGCTGAGAGGCAGGAACAAACCTACAGGACCTAAGTCCCTGAAGGCATCCAAACACTTGAAACCACTCCTGAGTGATCTGGAGAGACTccgtg AGTTACAGGGAAAGCCTGTGCTCAAGGAAGCATTTCCCAGACGACGCAGTGGCACATTGCTAGCCTCTACTGAAGGAAGTGAGGTCATACCCAAAATAGTCAcaggag ATGAGCATGTTAGGAAGCCTCCTCCAGCACCCTGGCTTCATGAAGATTTACTGCCTCTAAAACCTCCTGCAA GTGTGTCTGCACGGAAGAGACTTCAAGGTCCTTTGCTTGTTGCTTCAGgcaagcccagctcccatcaCAGGG GTCTACTGAGAGGAAGGAACAAACCCACAGGAGATATTAAGTCCCAGAAGGCATCCAAACACCTGGATAAAATCCGGAGTTACCTGGAAATACACCATG ATGCAGTCGGTGTCTCAAGACATGATAAAACTATGTGGAAAAGGATGAGAAGTGTTTTCTGCTGGGAAACACATTGTTTGCTGAAGTTAATGGCCATTGTGGCTGGTGGGGCACTGCTCCTGATGATGTGTTTTGCCGGAATCTGGTATTGCTACAAAAGGAAACA gtgCTCCTGTGCAGATACAGAAGAGCAGCCCAAGGGCACAGGCAGCGACAACTTGCCTCGTGACAGTTCTCCATGTCAGTCCCCATGTGCCCTGGCGTGGCTGCACCCCCGTCTGCGGTGcaccccagcccctccaaaACGAGCAGCCCTGCCCCCGAgccccctggccctgctccccgGCCCAGGCTGA